The following DNA comes from Tachypleus tridentatus isolate NWPU-2018 chromosome 9, ASM421037v1, whole genome shotgun sequence.
ctgttgtatcATCACATCAGTAATGATATACAGCTCTCGTAACACAAATCCAGAATTTATGTAACCAAAGCATACGTGTTATTGAACAGTCAATATAGGGATGGCTTGGATTGTTCTTCGAAACAAGATTTTAACTATCTCttcaataggtcatcagaacttgacagtgtttccttttataacaacatatatatgtaatgactgagtgATAAATGCTGGGGACATCTCTAAATATCATAGGGGAAAATTggaatttcttgttctttattttgtttctgttttattacattactCAAAAATCTAAACAGTGGTGTCAGGTAATTTTGTTGAGGTGATATAGTTTCAAATGAAGTGTCTGTTTTGAATAGTATTATTAGTAATTAGTGGTGATTAAAAGTGAATCGTAATTCTTATGTAAATAATGATATTACCCTTGAAGTTAACTTTCTTACAGAAGTTTCATGTTCCTTAAAATACTCAAGTAcagagtgaaacaggaattaccagccaaaagtagataaacaGTAAATCTCAGTGTATTTATAACTTGGTTATAATTACAACCTTTCTGTGTCTACTGAAGCACTGCattgttttgtttggttgtttgttttggaatttcacacaaagctacacgagggctatctgcgctagccgtccctaattttgcagcgtaagactagggggaagccagctagtcatcatcacccactgctaactcttgggctactcttttaccaacgaatattgggattgaccatcatattataatgcccctatggctaaaaggggcaagcatttttggtgtgatggggatttgaacctgcaaccctcggattacaaggcaagtgccttaaccacctagccatggcCTGCACTGcattgaaaaataagtaaataaaaatgttcaataaaaggAATTGTtgggatggctaatatcagttgttggaaaacaacataaacaagatagtagggtgGTATTTAGATAATCTCTATGTAGTAACACAGGCAGTAATTatcgtatatatatatcactatttaATCACAATTAAGTGTAATTTTGGTTTTTGCCTTTTAACACTTTACTACACTGTATGTCTATGTTATTATGTAGAGATGATACAAATgccatccctaccatcttgtttGCATTCTTCTAGAAGGATTGATACAAGCCATCCCTCCATGTATTTCCTTTGTGGAAGAatttttctgtagtttttgttattaaaggattttagaaataaaaaaaattatcagcTATAGCatgatttactaattaataactagaaCTACACGGTTTTTACTAAATAACTAGAACTACATGgttttttactaattaataactagaaCTACACggtttttactaattaataactagaaTTACACggtttttactaataaataactaGAACTACATGattttttactaattaataactagaacttcactgtttttactaattaataactagaaCTACACGgttttttactaattaataactagaaCTACACggtttttactaattaataactagaaCTACACGGTTcttactaattaataactagaaCTACATGgttttttactaattaataactagaaCTACATGgttttttactaattaataactagaaCTACATGgttttttactaattaataactagaaCTACACGgttttttactaattaataactagaactacactgttttttactaattaataactagaaCTACACggttttactaattaataactagaaCTACACggtttttactaattaataactagaaCTACACggtttttactaattaataactagaactacatgtttttttactaattaataactagaaCTACATGgttttttactaattaataactagaaCTACAAGgttttttactaattaataactagaaCTACAAggtttttactaattaataactagaaCTACACggtttttactaattaataactagaaCTACACGgttttttactaattaataactagaaCTACACGgttttttactaattaataactagaaCTACACggttttactaattaataactagaaCTACACggttttactaattaataactagaaCTACACggttttactaattaataactagaaCTACACggttttactaattaataactagaaCTACACggttttactaattaataactagaactacacagttttttactaattaataactagaaCTACACggttttactaattaataactagaaCTACACggtttttactaattaataactagaaCTACATggttttactaattaataactagaaCTACACggtttttactaattaataactagaaCTACACggtttttactaattaataactagaaCTACACGgttttttactaattaataactagaaCTACACGgttttttactaattaataactagaaCTACACGgttttttactaattaataactagaaCTACACGgttttttactaattaataactagaaCTACATGgttttttactaattaataactagaaCTACACGGTTTTTACTAAATAACTAGAACTACACGGTTTTTACGAATTAATAACTAGAACTACATGgttttttactaattaataactagaactacacagtttttgaatatttttgataattttaaggTGTACAAGATGTCAGACTAGTTTCTTAtgatgttacatttaaaatatagtgTGAAAATGTGACTTTTTATACAACTCAACTATTTGATACTGGAAAAGAAAAGGCTTATGAACCATAAGtgatttatctttgttttagaaaacattaaagaaataaacaaatatccaTTGCTGACATTTTGTTCACTTAATACATTCATCAGTTGCATTTAAAGAGATTTTTTGTAGCTCTCAAAATTACAATCTCTCTTCcttttatgtattattaactaTATATCATAGCTTAATCCTAACCAGTGAAGTAATAGAGAAAATGGAAGGTGTACCACGTGAATATAATTTGCTACTAATGTTCCCTTTAAATAGAAGGTATCTTTTTCAGTAATGAATACAAAAGAACAGACTTATTAGTTTGATGTTTAAGTATCAAGTTTCCACatgatttatgttttaaagaaagttattatTCCCCTTGCTGCTAATTCTAATGACCTTTCAACATACACTATTATTACTATTTGATACTAAGTTTAATACAATTTCATtcaaaaatcattaattttcaCTACTAAAATTTATCTTGCTAACATCcttaatttgttaataattattgtctacatattttaacaacattcagagattatttttttttatgtaacatttatatgagttacactgaaaatgttttctattttagtTCTTGTCTGTTTACAAACTTGTGTTTACTAAAACTTATTAACATTATTAGCACTTTTTTCTCTAAAACTGAAATGAGTCATACTTTTCTAATGTgggttttataaactgtatatctTCATTCCTCcaactgataaaaataacagttgAGTTTTACTGATTAACATTGGTAATAGGATAAAACCCTTCATCACAGAAGACAAAAAGGAAAAGCCAAAGATTGGTCTAAATGATTTTTTAACATGTTTCACACtgtggcatgaccaggtggctaaAGAACTGTACTCACAGTCTGCAGGTTCAGATCCTCATCCCAAgaaacatggttgccctttcagcaTGGGGGAATAataatgtgatgatcagtcctactatttattgataaaaggagtagcccaaatgttggcagtGGGAGGCGATAACCAGCTACCCTCACcctggtctttcactgctgaattaaggaaggcttgtgcagataacccttgtgcagctttgcacaaaactctTGATAAACCAAACCACTGAGTTCtattttaggctatttgaaagtGACATGTATGAAATCATTTGTTCTTAGTTTAATTACTTGttacatttagaaaaatatttcaccaTCTTAGACCATAAGTCATTAAATCTTTAagagttattttgatataaatatgttattgtttagtgcacatataattttatttaatttttagataatttaaaataattctcatCAGAAAACATATTTGCTTCTGCAGCAATGCATAATTGGTGTTTGAAATGTTAAAGCATAAGTCTTGTATTTAGTCAACCAGCATAATCTTGATAGGCTTAACAGAAgtctaatatttttaattatatgatgTAGAACtctcttaatttgtttttgttatcatgGCTTTTGTACTTATTTGCATTGGAGATCTATATTTGCTTTGAATGTCttgtgtacttgacagtgttaaATTTGTTAAAGGAATGTTGGCAGTACTGTTGATGTTAAAGAAGTCTTTACCAAGGACAGCATTGTTTGGCAGCTTCATTTGAACATGTACAGCTGAAATGTTATGTAGTCACTTGTTTTTTTATGGGGTGGACACGTGGGCCTTGTTTGGTGAACAAACCGACAATTGGAAGAAATGTGGTGTTACAAATTATGAGAAACTAATGAGAATGGACTGTAACTTGTCAAAACCAACTAATGTAAGTCTGTGCAAAATGGAAGCACAGCTATTTTTGATGTGCAGTtagaactaaataaaaatttacagatATTCCAATGGGTAAAACTGTGATGTAGGCAGAGACTCACTTAGCTAGATAGCGTTATAAAATGAATTGCTTGAATTAGGAAAGTTTTGCAAGCAGGGAGAACCAGAAAATGTTGTAGAACCATTAAATGTTGACCTTTGAAAGAAGGTAAGCCACCATGAGTAATTGTAATGTACTAGGTATGAATGGTATGGTGATATTATGGTTTCTTCTTCACCACACAGTGCTCATCAGGGAGGACTACATTATTATTGGATAAAACAGACTCATTTGTGCATTATTGTTGAAATTACACAGTTGTGTGAAAAGAATTAGTACCatagaatattttgttgttatttccaCTTTATGGGGCTAATTATTCCATTCCATTAGAGAATGTATCATTCAACatcttcactgatccctgttgataactgaatgagccaggataagaatacttatcattctatAGAATTCTATCATACTTGTACCAAgtgcatgtcataagggttctgccaGATCACATTTAAGGTCTGTGATAACTAGAGCTAGCACATGGTActagtatatgctagaagaaatcagtttaatagtaCTCCAAATATAAACCTTGATAAAAGTGTATAATATGTGTAACATTTTGTTGTGATGTCACAGACTATAAACCACTGAAAACTGTCATTAGAGGGTTTACATAAAAGCTTTGTGATGTTGTTCTTCTTAATGATGAGAAATACTTGATATAAAATGTACTTCAGAGCaactggtaagggtattaacattttttactgataaagcagagaacaatgttttgaccttgcTAGGTCATCTTTTGGTTAATGACCTAGGAAAGtttaaatgttgttctctgctttattattaagtgttaatacccataccagctgttctgagatatattaaTGTGATGTTGGTCAAACACTTTGACAGATTGCTACAGACTTAATGTGCTCTCCAAACACTGTCAACTACACATTAGATCGTGAGACTGAggcaaataaatttgaaaataggaaaagaagagacaaaacacctaaactcaataatACTGAGGTCAAGTGTCTCCTCTGGGATAGAAGGAAGACTATCACTGATTTCAAACACGCAATAAATAACCATGTACTGAATGACAGAATAGTGTCCAGAACTACAGTATCTAAAAGATAAAGACATTGAAACATTTGGTCATGTCATGTACCaattaaaaaacctttactttgatcgTCAAGTATTCTCAAGAAACTGaaatctctaaaaaaaaaaatacaaaaactggattGTTAATGGACAAATTCAAGTTTGAAATCTTTGGTTAAAACCACAGCCGAGGTAAAACATACTTACTTCAATACACAGCACCCACCATGAAACATGAgagaggcagtgtgatggttttggAGTGTTTTCTTGCTGAATTGATGAGAGATATttccaaaataaatgtaataatgggTCAGCATAAGTGTGGTAACAGTATAGCCAATGGGTAATGTAATAATGGGTCAGCACAAGTGTGGTAACAGTATAGCCAATGGGTAATGTAATAATGGGTCAGCACAAGTGTGGTAACAGTATAGCCAATGGGTAATGTAATAATGGGTCAGCACAAGTGTGGTAACAGTATAGCCAATGGGTAATGTAATAATGGGTCAGCACAAGTGTGGTAATGGTATACCCAATGGTTTGCATATTATTCATAAACAATTCTACTGTCAATAAGGTAATGACCCAAAACACTCATTCagcctatgcagaaattacttagctaagacaGAGCAGCTGAGATctttcaaatgatgcaatggtccCCACAGAGCCCCAATCTCAACCTGATTGAGCAGATCTGGGGTGTGATAGATAAAAGTCTTTATATGTCAAAAGTTACTCCCAAAGAAACTTTCTATGGAAATATATTAGACACTTGGAGTAAAATCACAAAAGACACTTTGATTACATATGATGCAACAATAGATGAAAGACTCTttgtagttattaaaacaaaaggacacacaatatattaactgtttactgaactcaaacacatccactgagttactgttgtactaagtatgaagggtaatcaaatgttgtaactcaaacacatccactgagttactgttgtactaagtatgaagggtaatcaaatgttgtaactcaaacacatccactgagttactgttgtactaagtatgaagggtaatcaaatgttgtaactcaaacacatccactgagttactgttgtactaagtatgaagggtaatcaaatgttgtaactcaaacacatccactgagttactgttgtactaagtatgaagggtaatcaactgttgtaactcaaacacttccactgagttactgttgtactaagtatgaaggctaatcaaatgttgatttttttcacctgtgatttaccttctgttgttctttgaaagttgcctgaaatctgatttttgactttgtcctaacacttttggaCAGCACTGTTTGAGTATGGCTAATGTTTGACACTAACATCTCTTTGTAACAAGGAGGAAAGAATGTATACCATGAACATATCTAAATATAACCATGCAACTTATTGTTATAAGGTGTGAAAGAGAATAGAAACTGTGGTAAGAGCAAAAAATCTAACAATGAAGACAGAAAACCACAGCTTATATGAATTATTGTATTTAACTTTAGCATTGTACAAGTAAACACAGAAGTTGTAGTTTATactagagaacaaatcataatTATACAGTGTAAGTTTACTTCGTCTTGGTGACCTGAATAGCTAATTCTGATTTGGATGAATGAATATCCTGTTATACTTTTATCAATGACtgtattaaatttgaaaaaatatatgtaactttacaaaaaaaaccaaaccCATTTATAACTctcacattattatatatataattttaatttatagagTAATAAATGGGAACCTTTGATACTAAATCTCTGATTATAATTCTATGAATAAAACAATAGACACTGCAGAATGTTTCATTGTGATGTCCATCACAAATTACTATCTTTCTCAAACTGTACTATGCAATGTATTTACAACATTATGGTATTTTTTTAGGATGAAActttaacaaatgaataattgTCCAAACAGTGATAACAGTGTGGATATATTTAATTCAACTAAAAAGGAAGAAACCACATGCACACAAGGGCCAGTGaaacagtttgttaataaaatagtgaaacaacTCGGTGATATGTGGTTAGACAAAACATTGTATAGTGAATACCACTTTGTTCCTACTTCAGGTTGGGTAAACTGAATCAAGAAACAAGTTGTTCAGAAGTTTCTGACATGTGAGAATTACAAAAATGATTCACCACAGTTTGGAATTATAAACTCTAATCTCTTCTATACTCCCAAATGTCAGTTGTCATTTCATCACATAAAAAAGGAAACCATGATATCCAACATCTCTATCCTTATGACTAATATACAGGAAATCTGTAAGACCCACTTTGAAGAATTATGTGTAAAATCAATCAATCTCCTAACTATGTGTGACAATTCCTAAGAACACAATTAGTGACATTTGTAGGTGTTATATGTACGTTAAAGAAGAATGTCTTTCCATATGGtgtcagtttttaaattttatggaAAAACATATTCTATATTATGGAGTAGATTTAGTGTACAGTATCTACATTTAAACTATcttattttatagaataataaatttagGCTAGTTGAAGTTAAATTCATCCCAAAAGTCAGTGGTACTAAGATTACTGAAATTATAATGATTTCAGCTATTTGAGTAAGGCACTGTAAGCTGGTTGTGCTAGTCATGTGCATATACAGTATGTTAGTGAAAAGGTTATAACCCactgaaagtttattttgaaatgtattttttttaaatacattgtaaCAAATTTCAAGTGCATTGCTTTGTAACACCTAAGTAGTTTTGAGCCTAAATTCATTCATATCATAAATTTACTCTGAAATAAAGGTAACACAGTAACATGATAAACTGAACCGATAATAGCACAGTGTCAAACATTTTAGTACATAAAACCTGCTGGTAATGTTGGTGTGTTTGATAAATCATTTCTTTTACAAGTAGTTTAAATATGCATAATGCAATATTTCAATTTGTCTCTCTCTAGAGGACAAGACCAAAACAATATCAGATATTACTGACACTTAGACTAACTGACATATGAATTTTAATCATAATGTTGTTAGTgtcttgttattataataaactgttcCTCAAACCTCTCTTCAAGCATGACAGTGAAACTAATTGGTCAACAGTGGAGTGATAATGGCTACACCTACAAACCTGCTTTACTATGTATAGAATGGTTAAAAGTGTACTTCGCTAACCCTCAAGAGGCCTTAAAGGGTTCCATGCCACCTCTTTGTTCTTGTATCAGTTCAGTTTCAGGTGAGGTGTTATCTACATTCAAATATTTACACACATTCTTCTATGTGAAAACAAAACTGCATGCTTGACTTTTGCAGCTCTTTTATAGTGAAAAGAAAACTAACCTTTCCAGGTTAATTCAGTATATCTCATGTACAAGTTTATGACCTGTATATGATTGAAAATACTTAAAGCTTTAGGCTTACTACAAGTTTAATAATTATCTAtttaacacgttggctcccaaGCCAATTTTGCTCATATTTTCCAGAGTCTCCCTGGTCATTCTACAATTACTTTTTTGTAGGAAGAGTGTTTATGTAGCTattgtgtcccagccaataaatatccctttaaaaagaaaatagagcatgTCTTACCAATGTGTCATGTGAGTCTCACTGGAAGATTATCATGTGGATCATGTAGGAGTTAATGTGTTAGTAATTTGTGGATCATGTAGGAGCTAATGTGTTAGTAATTTGTGGATCATGTAGGAGCTAATGTGTTAGTAATTTGTGGATCATGTAGGAGCTAATGTGTTAGTAATTTGTGGATCATGTGGGAGCTAATGTTTAGTAATTTGTGGATCATGTAGGAGCTAATGTTTAGTAATTTGTGGATCATGTGGGAGCTAATGTTTAGTAATTTGTGGATCATGTGGGAGCTAATGTTTAGTAATTTGTGGATCATGTGGGAGCTAATGTTTAGTAATTTGTGGATCATGTAGGAGCTAATGTTTAGTAATTTGTGGATCATGTGGGAGCTAACGTGTTAGTAATTTCTAACTGGAAAAAGTAGTTTTCAgactaaaataagttttattatttattttgtgacttaatatttaattattgtttagtttttaatacagGAGTGTTGAAAATGGATTGTTTTGAAAGTAAGTTGTGATGAACTTCATTGTGTATCTCTGTACAAGTCATATGTTGTATTTACAATTACGTTGTTGTCTAGGCTTTACAACTTTTGTTGATTTCACATTCCTCAAATCTTTGGCATTTTCCTGGTTAACTTAATTCAGTATTGTTGTATCATCACATCACATAGTTTATAGGGAGTTTCAGTCCTCAGTGAACAAGATATCAGTTACTAATGAGTGCAGCTTACCAAAGAAAAAGTAATTGAAGTTCAGTCAGAGAAAAGTTAGAGAAGGTCAAGTTAACTGTCATGTGAGTGATTAGTTGGAACAGCCAATACTTTACAATGAATTGTACATTTTAACAGGGATAAGGGGAATAATTTGTCTTTTTAATTGGATTCTAAATTAATTGAAGTAGTCTGTGTGGACGTTTGACAAAAAAggagtgtatgttttcttatatcacagacacatcgggctatctgccgagtccatcgaggggaatcgaaccccttattttagcattgtagacAAGGAAGGAGAATTACTTAGACTTTTAGATGAAACTTTGATATCCTATAGTATAAAgaatttttgtatatacatttgttttaagtattttattttaaagcaagtggattgtgtgctgtacatttattgtttgaatttgtcaccaacaagtcacagacatttACTGTAGAAGGATCCTTAACACACTCATGTACATAAAACCCTGACAGTGATCAGactttgaaaattacttttacaCTGCTTACAACATTATAATCTATTTTTACACTTAGGCTCTTATCGTGAGAAAGTGTGGAAGACGTTGGCAGAACAAGTTCCTGTTGGATGCACAATTAGTTATGGAGAATTAGCTAAGTTGACAGGAAATCCTAATGCTTCTCAAGCTGTAGGCTCAGCAATGAGGAATAATCCCATACAACTTCTTGTACCCTGTCATCGAGTTATCAGAACCAATGGCTCTTTGGGGCTGTATTCTAATGGTACACTCAACAAGGTCAAAGAGTGGCTTTTAATGCATGAAGGTATTTCagactttaaaaacatttaaagatgaATATTAGATTTCCTGTACAGTAAAACCCCAACAgtagaaatataattttgataaattgtttcatgGTGTATTTGATACATATTCATACAGACATATTGGTGTAAAGTGAACAATGTATTTACTTAATACAGACATACTGGTGTAATGTGAACAACGTATTCACTTCATACAGACATACTGGTGTAAAGTGAACAATGTATTTACTTAATACAGATATACTGGTGTAATGTGAACAACGTATTCACTTCATACAGACATACTGGTGTAATGTGAACAATGTATTTACTTCATACAGATATACTGGTGTAATGTGAACAACATATTCACTTCATACAGATATACTGGTGTAATGTGAACAATGTATTTACTTCATACAGATATACTGGTGTAATGTGAACAACATATTCACTTCATACAGATATACTGGTGTAATGTGAACAACATATTCACTTCATACAGATATACTGGTGTAATGTGAACAACATATTCACTTCATACAgacatactggtgtaatgttaACAATGTATTTACTTCATACAGACATACTGGTGTAATGTGAACAATGTATTCACTTCATACAGACATACTGGTGTAATGTGAACAACATATTAACTTCATACAGACATACTGGTGTAATGTGAACAATGTATTTACTTCATACAGACATACTGGTGTAATGTGAACAACATATTCACTTCATACCTTTCTGGTGTAATGTGAACAACATATTAACTTCATACAGACATACTGGTGTAATGTGAACAATGTATTCACTTCATACAGACATACTGGTGTAATGTGAACAATGTATTCACTTCATACAGATATACTGGTGTAATGTGAACAATGTACTCACTTCATACAGACATACTGGTGTAATCTGAACAATGTATTTACTTCATACAGACATACTGGTGTAATGTGAAAAATGTACTTACTTCATACAGACATACTGGTGTAATGTGAACAATGTATTCACTTCATACAGACATACTGGTGTAATGTGAACAATGTATTCACTTCATACAGACATACTGGTGTAATGTGAACAATGTATTTACTTAATACAGATATACTGGTGTAATGTGAACAATGTATTTACTTAATACAGATATACTGGTGTAATGTGAACAATGTATTCACTTCATACAGACATACTGGTGTAATGTGAACAATGTATTTACTTCATACAGACATACTGGTGTAATGTGAACAATGTATTTACTTCATACAGACATACTGGTGTAATGTGAACAATGTATTCACTTCATACAGACATACTGGTGTAATGTGAACAATGTATTTACTTCATACAGACATACTGGTGTAATGTGAACAATGTATTTACTTCATACAGACATACTGGTGTAATGTGAACAATGTATTTACTTCATACAGATATACTGGTGTAATGTGAACAATGTATTTACTTCATACAGACATACTGGTGTAATGTGAACAATGTACTTACTTCATACAGACATACTGGTGTAATGTGAACAATGTATTCACTTCATACAGATATACTGGTGTAATGTGAACAACATATTCACTTCATACAGACATACTGGTGTAATGTGAACAATGTATTTACTTCATACAGACATACTGGTGTAATGTGAACAACATATTCACTTCATACAGACATACTGGTGTAATGTGAACAATGTATTTACTTCATACAGATATACTGGTGTAATGTGAACAACATATTCACTTCATACAGACATACTGGTGTAATGTGAACAATGTATTTACTTCATACAGATATACTGGTGTAATGTGAACAATGTACTCACTTCATACAGATATACTGGTGTAATGTGAACAACATATTCACTTCATGCAGATATACTGGTGTAATGTGAACAACATATTCACTTCATACAGACATACTGGTGTAATGTGAACAATGTATTCACTTCATACAGATATACTGGTGTAATGTGAACAATGTATTTACTTCATACAGATATACTGGTGTAATGTGAACAACATATTCACTTCATACAGACATACTGGTGTAATGTGAACAATGTATTTACTTCATACAGACATACTGGTGTAATGTGAACAATGTATTTACTTCATACAGACATACTGGTGTAATGTGAACAATGTATTTACTTCATACAGATATACTGGTGTAATGTGAACAATGTACTCACTTCATACAGATATACTGGTGTAATGTGAACAACATATTCACTTCATACAGACATACTGGTGTAATGTGAACAATGTATTCACTTCATACAGATATACTGGTGTAATGTGAACAATGTATTTACTTCATACAGATATACTGGTGTAATGTGAACAACATATTCACTTCATACAGACATACTGGTGTAATGTGAACAATGTATTTACTTCATACAGACATACTGGTGTAATGTGAACAATGTATTTACTTCATACAGACATACTGGTGTAATGTGAACAATGTATTTACTTCATACAGATATACTGGTGTAATGTGAACAATGTATTCACTTCATACAGATATACTGGTGTAAT
Coding sequences within:
- the agt gene encoding O-6-alkylguanine-DNA alkyltransferase; amino-acid sequence: MTVKLIGQQWSDNGYTYKPALLCIEWLKVYFANPQEALKGSMPPLCSCISSVSGSYREKVWKTLAEQVPVGCTISYGELAKLTGNPNASQAVGSAMRNNPIQLLVPCHRVIRTNGSLGLYSNGTLNKVKEWLLMHEGISDFKNI